A region of Streptomyces sp. R44 DNA encodes the following proteins:
- a CDS encoding MurR/RpiR family transcriptional regulator, translated as MTNDVKESFTSDAPPAPAALAAKVRTLAPSMTRSMQRVAEAVAGDPAGCAALTVTGLAELTGTSEATVVRTARLLGYPGYRDLRLALAGLAAQQQSGRAPAVTADIAVDDPIADVVAKLAYDEQQTLADTAAGLDTVQLGAAVTALAAARRIDIYGVGASGLVAQDLGQKLLRIGLIAHAHSDPHLAVTNAVQLRSGDVAIAITHSGSTGDVIEPLRVAFDHGATTVAITGRPDGPVTQYADHVLTTSTARESELRPAAMSSRTSQLLVVDCLFTCVTQRTYETAAPALAASYEALAHRHSPRSR; from the coding sequence GTGACCAATGACGTGAAGGAAAGTTTCACCAGCGACGCGCCCCCCGCCCCCGCCGCCCTCGCCGCCAAGGTGCGCACCCTCGCGCCGTCCATGACCCGCTCCATGCAGCGGGTCGCCGAGGCCGTCGCCGGAGACCCGGCCGGCTGCGCCGCGCTCACGGTCACCGGCCTCGCCGAGCTCACCGGCACCAGCGAGGCGACCGTCGTCCGCACCGCCCGCCTCCTCGGCTACCCCGGCTACCGCGACCTCCGCCTCGCCCTCGCCGGCCTCGCCGCCCAGCAGCAGTCCGGCCGCGCCCCCGCCGTCACCGCCGACATCGCCGTCGACGACCCGATCGCCGACGTCGTCGCCAAGCTGGCCTACGACGAGCAGCAGACCCTCGCGGACACCGCCGCAGGACTCGACACCGTCCAGCTCGGCGCCGCCGTCACCGCCCTCGCCGCCGCCCGCCGCATCGACATCTACGGCGTCGGCGCCTCCGGCCTCGTCGCCCAGGACCTCGGCCAGAAACTGCTCCGGATCGGTCTGATCGCGCACGCCCACAGCGACCCGCACCTCGCCGTAACCAACGCCGTGCAGCTCCGCTCCGGGGACGTCGCCATCGCCATCACCCACTCCGGCTCCACCGGCGACGTCATAGAACCGCTCCGGGTGGCCTTCGACCACGGGGCGACGACCGTCGCCATCACCGGCCGCCCGGACGGCCCCGTCACCCAGTACGCCGACCACGTACTGACCACCTCCACCGCCCGCGAGAGCGAACTGCGCCCCGCGGCCATGTCGTCCCGCACCAGCCAACTCCTGGTCGTGGACTGCCTGTTCACCTGCGTCACCCAGCGCACGTACGAGACGGCGGCCCCCGCCCTCGCCGCCTCGTACGAAGCCCTCGCCCACCGGCACTCCCCCCGCAGCCGCTGA
- a CDS encoding Cmx/CmrA family chloramphenicol efflux MFS transporter: MPLAVYILGLSVFALGTSEFMLSGLLPPIAEDMNVSIPRAGLLISAFAIGMVVGAPLLAVATLRLPRKTTLITLITVFGLGQIAGALAPNYAVLFASRVVSALACAGFWAVGAAVAIAMVPVGSRAKAMAVMIGGLSIANVLGVPAGAFLGEHLGWRSAFWAVGVASAIALVGVVTRIPHLPLPETRPRLKRELAIYRDRQVLLSVTITALAAGGVFCAFSYLAPLLTDVSGLDESWVSAVLGLFGIGALVGTTIGGRVADAHLFGVLLSGIAASTVFLIALAVLAPNPIATVLLTFLLGVSAFYTAPALNARMFNVAGAAPTLAGATTTAAFNLGNTGGPWLGGTVIDADLGYASTAWAGATMTALGLATAALALRLHKSTSRVVTSGTPQQQEQPAEASC, translated from the coding sequence ATGCCACTGGCCGTCTACATCCTCGGCCTGTCGGTCTTCGCGCTCGGCACGAGCGAGTTCATGCTCTCCGGACTCCTGCCGCCCATCGCGGAGGACATGAACGTCTCCATCCCCCGCGCCGGACTGCTCATCTCCGCCTTCGCGATCGGCATGGTCGTCGGCGCGCCGCTCCTCGCGGTGGCGACGCTCCGCCTCCCCCGCAAGACCACGCTGATCACCCTCATCACGGTCTTCGGCCTCGGCCAGATCGCGGGCGCGCTGGCCCCGAACTACGCCGTCCTCTTCGCCTCGCGGGTGGTGAGCGCGCTCGCCTGCGCGGGCTTCTGGGCGGTCGGCGCGGCCGTCGCCATCGCCATGGTCCCGGTCGGCTCGCGCGCCAAGGCGATGGCGGTCATGATCGGCGGACTGTCCATCGCCAACGTCCTCGGCGTCCCGGCGGGCGCGTTCCTCGGCGAGCACCTCGGCTGGCGCTCGGCGTTCTGGGCGGTCGGCGTGGCCTCCGCGATCGCACTCGTCGGCGTGGTGACCCGCATCCCGCACCTCCCGCTCCCGGAGACCAGGCCCCGCCTGAAGCGGGAACTGGCCATCTACCGCGACCGGCAGGTGCTCCTCTCCGTCACGATCACCGCGCTCGCGGCGGGCGGCGTCTTCTGCGCCTTCTCCTACCTCGCCCCGCTCCTCACCGACGTCTCCGGCCTCGACGAGAGCTGGGTCTCGGCGGTCCTCGGCCTCTTCGGCATCGGCGCGCTGGTCGGTACGACGATCGGCGGCCGGGTCGCGGACGCGCACCTCTTCGGAGTGCTGCTGAGCGGCATCGCCGCCTCGACCGTCTTCCTGATCGCCCTGGCGGTCCTGGCCCCGAACCCGATCGCGACCGTCCTCCTGACCTTCCTCCTCGGCGTCTCGGCCTTCTACACGGCCCCGGCCCTCAACGCCCGCATGTTCAACGTCGCCGGAGCGGCCCCCACCCTCGCGGGCGCCACCACCACCGCCGCCTTCAACCTCGGCAACACCGGCGGCCCCTGGCTCGGCGGCACGGTCATCGACGCCGACCTCGGCTACGCCTCCACGGCCTGGGCGGGCGCCACGATGACGGCCCTGGGCCTCGCGACGGCGGCCCTGGCCCTCAGGCTCCACAAGTCCACGTCCCGCGTGGTCACTTCGGGCACCCCGCAGCAGCAGGAGCAGCCGGCCGAAGCGTCCTGCTGA
- a CDS encoding hemopexin repeat-containing protein, with product MTTVRSAISWPNDKTYLFHADDTYDRYDSVTGVREDSGLPLTFWPGMPRSPDAFVWWGAGKAYAFTGSTYLRYDDPSNRVEPEYLPPNDPFTVEFGWAGLPTGADGPDWRTGIDAALNWGNGKLYLFKGPSYVRYDITSDRVDPGYPRTIAGNWTGLFTDGVDAAVYPGGRFAYFFRGERFQRFDVDADRVDADGPLDASFRLAPTPSGGVAPARLLTPTQANGLMADLIRRGKLALKSPAFVDGPAGIVSPKPAQHVVVSPPFINGMRFRNEGNPTATVIDNVDQRMLVALYRLTRWVNSSSPDVQELGHKGIGHGNGPATDCHNQGRAMDLSGIVGELDGTPFTRLVERDWGMIPETPGVTVRIDPARDALGFGLFTTVFRFATYECEANAIGAANRWPMPELGGTGFVIYPDYAPGAPPGSRNAALRADHRNHMHFQIGVT from the coding sequence ATGACCACAGTGAGGTCGGCCATCTCCTGGCCGAACGACAAGACGTATCTCTTCCACGCCGACGACACCTACGACCGGTACGACTCGGTCACCGGTGTACGCGAGGACTCCGGACTCCCCCTCACGTTCTGGCCCGGCATGCCCCGGTCGCCGGACGCCTTCGTCTGGTGGGGTGCGGGGAAGGCGTACGCCTTCACGGGGAGCACCTATCTGCGGTACGACGACCCCTCCAACCGGGTCGAACCCGAGTACCTGCCCCCCAACGACCCGTTCACGGTCGAGTTCGGCTGGGCCGGCCTGCCCACCGGCGCGGACGGCCCCGACTGGCGTACCGGCATCGACGCGGCCTTGAACTGGGGGAACGGCAAGCTGTACCTCTTCAAGGGCCCCTCCTACGTGCGGTACGACATCACCTCCGACCGGGTCGACCCCGGCTATCCGCGCACCATCGCGGGCAACTGGACCGGGCTCTTCACCGACGGTGTGGACGCGGCGGTCTATCCGGGCGGCCGGTTCGCGTACTTCTTCCGCGGCGAGAGGTTCCAGCGTTTCGACGTGGACGCCGACCGGGTGGACGCGGACGGTCCCCTGGACGCCTCCTTCCGTCTCGCGCCCACCCCCTCCGGGGGCGTGGCCCCGGCCCGGCTGCTCACCCCCACGCAGGCGAACGGCCTCATGGCCGACCTGATCCGGCGCGGCAAACTGGCCCTGAAGAGCCCGGCGTTCGTGGACGGACCGGCCGGGATCGTGTCACCCAAGCCCGCGCAGCACGTCGTCGTCAGTCCACCGTTCATCAACGGCATGCGCTTCAGGAACGAAGGCAACCCGACGGCCACCGTCATCGACAACGTCGACCAGCGCATGCTCGTCGCGCTCTACCGGCTGACCCGCTGGGTCAACTCCTCCTCCCCCGACGTCCAGGAACTGGGTCACAAGGGCATCGGGCACGGGAACGGCCCCGCCACCGACTGCCACAACCAGGGAAGGGCCATGGATCTCTCCGGCATCGTGGGCGAGTTGGACGGAACGCCGTTCACGCGGCTGGTCGAGCGGGACTGGGGGATGATTCCCGAGACCCCCGGTGTCACCGTCCGCATCGACCCGGCCAGGGACGCCCTCGGGTTCGGCCTGTTCACGACCGTCTTCCGCTTCGCGACGTACGAGTGCGAGGCCAATGCGATCGGTGCGGCCAACAGGTGGCCGATGCCGGAGCTGGGCGGCACCGGCTTCGTGATCTACCCGGACTACGCCCCGGGCGCTCCCCCCGGCAGCAGGAACGCCGCCCTGCGCGCCGACCACAGGAACCACATGCACTTCCAGATCGGCGTGACCTGA
- the cpt gene encoding chloramphenicol phosphotransferase CPT: protein MIILNGGSSSGKTGIVRCLQAVLPEPWLAFGVDSFVDALPAKMQDSDDGIVFDADGGVGVGAAFRELEAAWAGGLVAMARAGARIVVDDVFLGGAASQQRWREVLGDLPVLWVGVRCESAVAEGREIARGDRTVGMAAQQARIVHEGVAYDIEVDTTSTESLECARTIAAALVRS, encoded by the coding sequence ATGATCATTCTCAACGGCGGGTCCAGCTCGGGGAAGACCGGGATCGTGCGGTGTCTGCAGGCCGTGCTGCCGGAGCCCTGGCTGGCGTTCGGGGTCGACTCGTTCGTCGACGCGCTGCCCGCGAAGATGCAGGACTCCGACGACGGGATCGTGTTCGACGCGGACGGCGGCGTCGGCGTCGGGGCCGCCTTCCGTGAGCTGGAGGCCGCCTGGGCCGGAGGGCTCGTGGCGATGGCCCGGGCCGGCGCCAGGATCGTCGTCGACGACGTCTTCCTCGGCGGCGCCGCGTCGCAGCAGCGCTGGCGCGAGGTCCTCGGCGACCTGCCCGTGCTGTGGGTCGGCGTCCGGTGTGAGAGCGCGGTCGCCGAGGGACGGGAGATCGCCCGCGGGGACCGGACCGTCGGAATGGCCGCGCAGCAGGCGCGGATCGTGCACGAGGGCGTCGCGTACGACATCGAGGTGGACACGACGAGCACCGAATCCCTGGAATGCGCCCGCACCATCGCGGCCGCCCTCGTCCGAAGCTGA
- a CDS encoding S8 family serine peptidase, with protein MKPRAVLGETRPRPDAPYGDPRVCVALLDGPVDLSHPCFAGADLTRLVTLVPDPAGTGPMSLHGTHVASLLFGMPGSPVSGLAPRCRGLILPVFRDGGDGRVPQMDLARAIERAVEEGAHVINISGGERTDAGQADALLERALRLCEDQGVLVVSAAGNDGADTLQVPAAVPSVLAVGAAAADGSPLDISNWGGAYRTHGILAPGQDIEGAAPGGGLASLTGSSFATPLVAGTAALLVAAQLAGGGTADPRAAGQALLSTATAPADCADPDAPACRRGLGGSLDAVRALALATMKEETAVTTPAAAPTPSEAPTPNVAPAGHETPAPYGTPATPAPYGTPAAPASYGTPAAPAQPAPPAPTAPPVPAGVAADGGAPPPPPAPPTAPPAQAPAPALAPPAPSVTAAAAPVAPVAPAPPTPAAPPVHAPHATTSAGVRPACGCGGDPAACSCAGSGSGSPRQLIYAIGTIGFDYPTEARRDSFRQQMPYVDATVDGKAVEQAPDPYSPRQLRDYLAMAPWASDKLTWTLTMDGATVYALEAEPSAGMDWSMPPVTPEEAQLNRKKPSRAAAAKARKDVNPFANPPVSTVYRVFRDAIAGQALDPDDEEERHGYISRVSVPGVLTDRTTRLYSGQIVPVVEVKSRGLWTWNEAALVDAVFKEVAKEADVKQPEDKRQQSRVQVRDDAQLHLTIRAFLDKIYYQFRNLGQTSADRALNFMGTNAFLFGDKIKDGLLSASKVPGSTMNLYALDTITVTKSPYCRVGSDCQDVTVTFYDPEDERRSRLSYLFTIDVSDELPVTLAPVHTFLDSK; from the coding sequence ATGAAGCCTCGGGCAGTCCTGGGAGAAACCCGCCCACGGCCGGACGCGCCGTACGGCGACCCCCGGGTGTGCGTCGCCCTGCTCGACGGCCCCGTGGACCTGTCCCACCCCTGCTTCGCCGGCGCGGACCTCACGCGCCTGGTCACTCTGGTGCCGGATCCCGCGGGCACCGGCCCGATGTCGCTGCACGGCACCCACGTGGCCAGCCTCCTGTTCGGGATGCCCGGCTCCCCCGTCAGCGGGCTCGCGCCGCGCTGCCGCGGCCTGATCCTCCCCGTCTTCCGCGACGGCGGAGACGGCCGGGTCCCCCAGATGGACCTCGCCCGTGCCATCGAGCGCGCCGTCGAGGAAGGCGCGCACGTCATCAACATCAGCGGCGGCGAACGCACGGACGCCGGCCAGGCCGACGCCCTCCTCGAACGGGCCCTGCGGCTCTGCGAGGACCAGGGCGTGCTGGTCGTGTCCGCCGCCGGGAACGACGGGGCCGACACCCTCCAGGTCCCGGCCGCCGTCCCCTCCGTCCTGGCCGTCGGCGCCGCCGCGGCCGACGGCTCCCCACTCGACATCAGCAACTGGGGCGGCGCCTACCGGACCCACGGGATCCTCGCCCCCGGACAGGACATCGAGGGCGCCGCCCCCGGCGGCGGCCTCGCCTCCCTGACGGGAAGCAGCTTCGCCACCCCGCTCGTGGCCGGTACGGCGGCCCTGCTCGTCGCGGCCCAGCTGGCCGGCGGCGGGACCGCCGACCCGAGAGCCGCCGGTCAGGCGCTGCTCTCGACCGCCACCGCACCCGCCGACTGCGCCGACCCGGACGCCCCGGCGTGCCGCCGCGGGCTCGGCGGCAGCCTGGACGCCGTCCGGGCTCTCGCCCTCGCCACCATGAAAGAGGAGACAGCCGTGACCACTCCCGCAGCCGCCCCCACGCCGTCCGAGGCCCCGACGCCGAACGTCGCCCCGGCCGGGCACGAGACTCCCGCGCCGTACGGGACACCCGCGACGCCCGCGCCGTACGGGACACCCGCCGCACCCGCCTCGTACGGGACACCCGCCGCGCCCGCTCAGCCCGCGCCCCCCGCACCGACGGCCCCGCCCGTACCGGCGGGCGTCGCTGCCGACGGTGGTGCGCCTCCCCCGCCCCCGGCCCCGCCGACAGCGCCCCCGGCCCAGGCGCCCGCCCCGGCCCTCGCGCCCCCGGCCCCGTCCGTCACCGCAGCCGCCGCACCGGTCGCACCGGTCGCACCCGCCCCACCGACCCCCGCTGCGCCCCCAGTTCACGCCCCCCACGCCACGACAAGCGCCGGAGTACGCCCCGCCTGCGGCTGCGGCGGCGACCCGGCCGCGTGCAGCTGCGCCGGCAGTGGCAGTGGGTCACCACGGCAGTTGATCTACGCCATCGGCACCATCGGCTTCGACTACCCGACCGAGGCGCGCCGCGACAGCTTCCGTCAGCAGATGCCGTACGTCGACGCGACGGTCGACGGCAAGGCGGTCGAGCAGGCACCCGACCCGTACAGCCCCCGTCAGCTCCGCGACTACCTCGCGATGGCCCCCTGGGCCTCCGACAAGCTCACCTGGACGCTCACCATGGACGGCGCCACGGTGTACGCCTTGGAGGCCGAGCCCTCCGCCGGCATGGACTGGAGCATGCCGCCCGTCACGCCGGAGGAAGCCCAGCTCAACCGCAAGAAGCCGTCACGGGCAGCCGCCGCGAAGGCCAGGAAGGACGTCAACCCGTTCGCCAATCCGCCGGTGTCGACCGTCTACCGGGTCTTCCGCGACGCCATCGCGGGCCAGGCACTCGACCCGGACGACGAGGAGGAGCGCCACGGATACATCTCCCGCGTCTCCGTTCCCGGCGTCCTCACCGACCGCACCACGCGTCTCTACTCCGGCCAGATCGTGCCGGTGGTCGAGGTGAAGAGCCGCGGCCTGTGGACGTGGAACGAAGCCGCGCTCGTCGACGCCGTCTTCAAGGAGGTCGCGAAGGAGGCCGACGTGAAGCAGCCCGAGGACAAGAGGCAGCAGTCCAGGGTGCAGGTCCGCGACGACGCCCAGCTGCATCTGACGATCCGCGCGTTCCTCGACAAGATCTACTACCAGTTCCGCAACCTCGGCCAGACCTCGGCCGACCGCGCGCTCAACTTCATGGGCACCAACGCCTTCCTGTTCGGCGACAAGATCAAGGACGGGCTGCTGTCCGCGAGCAAGGTGCCGGGTTCCACCATGAACCTGTACGCGCTCGACACCATCACCGTCACCAAGAGTCCCTACTGCAGGGTCGGTTCGGACTGCCAGGACGTGACCGTGACCTTCTACGACCCCGAGGACGAGCGCAGGTCCCGGCTCTCGTACCTGTTCACCATCGACGTGAGCGACGAGCTGCCGGTCACCCTCGCCCCGGTCCACACGTTCCTCGACTCCAAGTGA
- a CDS encoding BTAD domain-containing putative transcriptional regulator, producing the protein MSSNGVYLELLGAFELSYAGCRIPLPSGAQRLLALLAVHSTGVYRGAAAERLWPDCSPTRASANLRTALCHGRRAGPLATVECVDRRLRLAPVVEVDLHRARCRAQDAIGDRRPPEDPEELSAAFGEELLPQWPDEWLVLERERWDQLRLHALEGLARRLRRDGEYLAALQTALTATEIDPIRETAHRILIEIHIAEGNTACAVKRYKDYQRLLRRELEVEPSPLMTRLVQDLTSA; encoded by the coding sequence GTGTCATCGAACGGCGTATACCTCGAACTGCTCGGGGCCTTCGAGCTCTCTTACGCCGGATGCCGCATCCCTCTCCCCTCGGGCGCGCAGCGCCTGTTGGCGCTTCTCGCCGTGCACAGCACCGGCGTGTACCGGGGTGCGGCAGCCGAGCGGCTCTGGCCCGACTGCAGCCCGACCAGGGCTTCGGCGAACCTCAGGACCGCCCTGTGTCACGGGCGGCGGGCGGGTCCGCTGGCGACGGTGGAGTGCGTGGACCGACGGCTGCGGCTCGCACCGGTGGTGGAGGTGGACCTGCACCGCGCGCGATGCCGGGCGCAGGACGCGATCGGCGACCGCAGGCCGCCCGAGGACCCCGAGGAGCTCTCGGCCGCGTTCGGGGAGGAGCTGCTGCCGCAATGGCCGGACGAGTGGCTCGTCCTGGAGCGGGAGCGCTGGGACCAGCTGCGGCTGCACGCCCTGGAGGGGCTGGCGCGGCGGCTGCGGCGGGACGGGGAGTATCTGGCGGCGCTGCAGACGGCGCTGACGGCCACCGAGATCGACCCGATCCGGGAGACGGCACACCGCATCCTCATCGAGATTCACATCGCGGAGGGCAACACGGCCTGCGCGGTGAAGCGCTACAAGGACTACCAGCGGTTACTGAGGCGTGAGTTGGAGGTGGAGCCGTCTCCGCTCATGACGCGCCTGGTCCAGGACCTCACCTCGGCGTGA
- a CDS encoding DUF4031 domain-containing protein, protein MSLYIDPPTWPGHGRMWSHLVSDISFEELHAFAASIGAPPRAFERDHYDIPSDRYADAVAAGAIEVGSKELLRHLTSAGLRRPKGRPVA, encoded by the coding sequence GTGAGCCTCTACATCGACCCGCCGACCTGGCCGGGCCATGGCCGCATGTGGTCGCACCTGGTCAGCGACATCTCCTTCGAGGAGCTGCACGCCTTCGCCGCCTCGATAGGAGCCCCGCCGCGCGCCTTCGAGCGGGACCACTACGACATCCCCTCCGACCGGTACGCGGACGCGGTGGCGGCGGGCGCGATCGAGGTCGGCTCGAAGGAACTCCTCCGCCACCTCACCAGCGCGGGACTGCGCCGGCCGAAGGGGCGGCCGGTCGCCTGA